The sequence below is a genomic window from Anaerocolumna chitinilytica.
TTCGTCCTGTTACGGATGATATGGCTTTATGCCATACCGATATGCAGAATGAAAGTCATAAGTTAGTTGTAAAGGATGCAGAAGACGGTTGGTTTTTACGTCTTGATAACATAAAGAAATATGGAGACTCTCCACAGCTTGAAAGCACATTAATCCAGCCTAAGAGACCTTTAGTATATATAAACATGCAGGCAACCTCCGGTGCGACCTGTCTGCCTTGGGAGCATATCATTGATTCTGACGGTAAACCTTGTCCGAACCCGAGAGTTATTCTTCCAAGAGAATTTGTTCAGGATGTGGTCAGCGAACTTGTTGAGGTGGACATCAGAAGCTTTGGTGTTAGGACACCGCCTTGTACGAAAGAGAAGCCAAGTTATGGTGTTATTGGCCTGTTCCATATCCTTCCTCCGGCTCTTGCATGGTTATGGAGACTTGTGGCACCAAGAGGCTACAATAACCCCAGTATTAATTCAACCAATAAGATGACAAGTGAAGGTGTTGGCTCCTATTGGCCATTTGCAACCGGTAAAATGGTAACCCAGGCCAATCTGCTTTTGGAACAGATAAAGAATTCTTCTCATACCAGATATGTATTAATTCCTAATCAGCATATCGGTGTATATGAAGTAAGTTTCATGCCCCAATGGGTAGCAAGAGAATATATTGCAAGACGCGGCGGAGCAAAATTCAAGCCGGAACATTTAGTGGAAGCACGCTGCAATATCCTTGGATATTGTCAGAAGTCAATTCGTATTGACGGAAGATATATCAGAAATGATTTCCTTCGTCCAGAGCTTCAGGCTGAGGTGGGTATTGAGGGATATGATAAAGGTGCCCAAATTCTGGTTGATTTCTTTAAGGATGAGCTTGCTAAGTTTAACACACCTGAACTTGATCCTTTAGGAAGAAAAATTATTGAATGCTTTTATAACAATGGAACATTGGATGACTATTGTGACATTCTTCCAATGAGATATTAATTCTTTAATAATAAAATATGCTGTTATATAGATGATTCAAAGCCCGGAAAGCTTTACTTTCCGGGCTTTTATTTTCAGAAGGATATTTATTGCATTCAACTTACATATATATTACAAAGTACTTTATAAGAGGAATGTATGACACCGGAAGAACAGATTAAAATAACAAGCAATGATTATGCAGATATAATAGTAGAACATGATGCTGACCTTGATAGATTAGAGGGAATAACCGGTGAAACGATGGTGAAACTGGATGAAACTTATGCAGTTGTTTATGTGCCGGTTAAAAAGCCACTATTAAAATTAGTCGAGGAAATTGGGTATACTACAATACCAAAAGTATTTGGATTAGCTGAATCTCTTACTTATGAAGCAGTAGGTCTTAACAGGCTCCTGACACTTCCAGGGCTTAATCTGAGAGGAGAAGGCGTAATTATTGGAATTATTGATACCGGAATTGATTACCGCAATCCGGTTTTTATGAAGAGTGATAAAACTACAAGGATTTTGTCTATTTGGGATCAAACTATCATTAACCCGGATGCTGGGGAAAATACATTTTACTATGGTAAAGAGTTCACACAGAGTGATATTAATACTGCACTTATGAGTGAAAACCCTCTAACAGTAGTCCCTACTAATGATGAGAATGGGCATGGTACCGCTTTGGCTGGATTAGCTGCCGGTAATGTAGTTACTGAGAATGATTTCAGCGGTGTTGCCACTGCTTCTGAAATTGCAGTGGTGAAATTGAAACAGGCAAAAGATGCTCTGCGAGATTACCTCTTTATTCCAAAAGATGTGGATTGCTATCAGGAAAATGATATTATGGCAGGTGTTCTTTATCTTGTAAATCTTTCAAAAGCACAAAAAAAGCCAATCGTAATCTGTATAGGGCTTAGTTCCAATATGGGAGGACATGACGGCAGAGAGCCCATAAGCCATATGTTAGCTTCGCTTGCTGAAAGAAATGGTGTAATTATAGTCCTGCCGGGTGGAAACGAAGGTGCAGCCGGACATCATTATTATTCTAATATTGATAATAAGGTAGGTTATGATACCGTTGAATTGAATGTAGGAAAAGGTGAGAATGGGTTTACTCTTGAAATATGGGGTCAGGCACCTGGTGTATATTCTATTGATATCACATCTCCTTCCGGGGAGTATATACCAAGAATACCGGCAAGACTAGGTGAAAGCAGAGTTATTCGGTTTTTATTTGAGGATACTACCCTTAATATTAGCTACCAGATTGCAGAGGCGCAAACAGGAGATCAGCTCATATTCATGCAGTTTATTAAACCGGCTGAAGGCATCTGGCGAATTAAAGTATATGGTATAAAAGATATCAGCACAGGATTCCATGTATGGCTTCCGTTAACCGGATTTATAAAGGAAGATACTAAATTTGTCAAACCGAATCCTGATACCACGATAACAACACCAGGAAATGCAGGCATACCAATAACTGTCACCGCTTATGATTACAGAAATCAGAGCCT
It includes:
- a CDS encoding DUF4914 family protein yields the protein MNELLQKFNFSDDVKAIISGCKSVVVPATKEELLALSFGPEGGNEFEVRYDVEGKGSVLEATVTRCRNGVIGNYPEDYMRRRDPDSLIVSDDKETDKPRYEEVYHKDFKELRDATLNWLKGQDLMLIPFMSGGKEYGYPSILIAPANAGFFGAALADLQEFVSINDMEDGFTPKAIVYLAPPFRHTHFNGKQVVVHNRLDDLHEVFSYNLYPGPSAKKGIYGVLLNIGENEGWTTCHASTVKVITPYDNEIVIMHEGASGGGKSEMTENIHRELDGKVVLGVNTITKEKTYIELVDACELRPVTDDMALCHTDMQNESHKLVVKDAEDGWFLRLDNIKKYGDSPQLESTLIQPKRPLVYINMQATSGATCLPWEHIIDSDGKPCPNPRVILPREFVQDVVSELVEVDIRSFGVRTPPCTKEKPSYGVIGLFHILPPALAWLWRLVAPRGYNNPSINSTNKMTSEGVGSYWPFATGKMVTQANLLLEQIKNSSHTRYVLIPNQHIGVYEVSFMPQWVAREYIARRGGAKFKPEHLVEARCNILGYCQKSIRIDGRYIRNDFLRPELQAEVGIEGYDKGAQILVDFFKDELAKFNTPELDPLGRKIIECFYNNGTLDDYCDILPMRY
- a CDS encoding S8 family peptidase gives rise to the protein MTPEEQIKITSNDYADIIVEHDADLDRLEGITGETMVKLDETYAVVYVPVKKPLLKLVEEIGYTTIPKVFGLAESLTYEAVGLNRLLTLPGLNLRGEGVIIGIIDTGIDYRNPVFMKSDKTTRILSIWDQTIINPDAGENTFYYGKEFTQSDINTALMSENPLTVVPTNDENGHGTALAGLAAGNVVTENDFSGVATASEIAVVKLKQAKDALRDYLFIPKDVDCYQENDIMAGVLYLVNLSKAQKKPIVICIGLSSNMGGHDGREPISHMLASLAERNGVIIVLPGGNEGAAGHHYYSNIDNKVGYDTVELNVGKGENGFTLEIWGQAPGVYSIDITSPSGEYIPRIPARLGESRVIRFLFEDTTLNISYQIAEAQTGDQLIFMQFIKPAEGIWRIKVYGIKDISTGFHVWLPLTGFIKEDTKFVKPNPDTTITTPGNAGIPITVTAYDYRNQSLYRNAGRGYTRLNGIKPDLAAPGVELLCPGSNGFTSKSGTSLAAAVTAGICALIVEWGLVKGKMVYMDTIEVKQFLIRGVKRSPTLTYPNKEWGFGMIDIYRTFDSLRGETIQR